GCGCTCCGGTAAGGGCGCGGGCTATGTCATCCCCAATGCGCTCATGCACGAAGGCTCGATGATCGTCACTGACCTCAAAGGCGAGGTTTTCAAGGCAACCGCGGGCTATCGCCGACAGAACGGCAGCCAGGTCTTCCTGTTCGCGCCGGGCTCGGAAAAGACCAATCGCTATAATCCGCTCGATTTCGTTCGGACGGAGCGGGGCAACCGCACCACTGACATCCAAAACATCGCTGGCATTTTGGTGCCCGAAAACACGGCATCGGAAAACTCCGTTTGGCAAGCGACGGCGCAACAAGTCCTTGCCGGCGTGATCAGCTACATCACCGAAAGCCCCTTCTATCGTGATCGCCGCAACCTCGGCGAGGTCAATTCCTTCTTCAACAGCGGCGTCGATGTGCAGGCGCTGATGAAGTACATCAAGGAAAAAGAACCCTACCTGTCCAAGTTCACACTTGAGAGCTTCAATTCCTATATCGCTTTATCCGAACGCGCGGCCGCTTCCGCGCTTATGGATATCCAGAAGGCCATGCGGCCTTTTAAAAATGAGCGGATCGTCGCGGCAACCAATGTCACCGACATGGATCTGCGGGCGATGAAGCGTCGGCCGATGTCGATCTATCTGGCGCCGAACATCACGGACATAACCCTGCTTCGCCCTCTCCTCACCCTGTTCGTACAGCAGGTAATGGATATCCTCACTCTGGAGCACGATCCCAATTCTCTTCCAGTCTATTTCCTCCTCGACGAATTCCGGCAGTTGAAGCGGATGGACGAAATCATGACGAAGCTGCCCTATGTGGCAGGCTATAACATCAAGCTCGCCTTCATCATCCAGGACCTGAAAAATCTCGATGAGATCTACGGCGAAACCTCCCGGCATTCGCTGCTCGGTAATTGCGGCTATCAACTCGTCCTTGGTGCCAACGACCAGGCCACTGCCGAGTATGCGTCGCGGGCCCTCGGAAAGCGCACGATCCGCTACCAGTCGGAATCCCGCACGATCGAGCTGATGGGTCTGCCACGCCGCACCAAGGTAGAGCAGATTCGCGAACGTGATCTGATGATGCCGCAGGAGGTCCGGCAAATGCCGGAGAACAAGATGATCCTGCTCATCGAAGGGCAAAGACCGATCTTCGGGGAGAAGCTTCGGTTCTTTAAAACGAACCCGTTCAAATCGGCTGAAGAATTTTCGCAGGCCAATATCCCGCAGGTGCCGGAGGTCGAATATCTGCCCCCGAAAGCCATTCCCGCAACCACTCCGGAGTATGCCAAGGGCGGAGTTCCTTCCATCGCAACAACCTCGGCGGCGCCCACAATAGAAGAGAGGCCGGCCGCGGCCGCGATGATTACGTCTGCTCCGGCAAACCAGGACGCGACCGTAGCTGAGGAGGAAACGACTACTACCGCCAGACGAACCGTCAACAAAAAGGCGCTGCAGCCGAAGCCGAAGCCGAAGCCGGCGACTGCGAAGGCCGATGCGGTAGCATCCGCAAGCCTTGCCGCCATGGAAGCTCGGATAAAGGCGATTGAGGAAGGCCTGACTCCAAAGGCTGCGCAGCTCAAAGCAACTGTCGAAGCGAAAGCCGAAAAGCTCGGCGATAAACCAGCCGCGCGCCGCAATTTCATGGACATCTTCAACACGACGGTTCCTGATCCCGTCGAGGTTGGGGTGGCAGCCGTATAGCGATCAGGAACTAAAACCGAATGACAGCGGGCTTCTGTAGGGTGAACAAATGGGGAAATGGGGTTGCAAAGAAGACTCTGGAACTCTTTGCATTTGCGGGCGAACACAGCGAAGGCGTTGCATGCGTACCGGCAGGCCGAGGCGCGCTTTCATGAGCTTCAGCAACAGAAGGATGCGCTGGACGCCGAGGAGCGGGTCATTCTGCATATATGGACGGAGAAGCTGTCGAGGGCTTCACTCAGGCCGGGCGATCACGAAGGATTCCAATCCGCATACCTGTCGCTTGGTCAGCGACGCGCTGAGCTGTTCGAGTCTTGGCAGATGGCAAACGCGAACCTGGCATCGGCCTATGAACAGGCGCGACGTGTGTTGCGGGAGTTTGGGTTCACGTCTCCGCTTGACGACTGATGTACTACATTGC
The Rhizobium sp. NLR16a genome window above contains:
- a CDS encoding type IV secretory system conjugative DNA transfer family protein, translated to MTKELQAFYLLFCVGIAFVVWMLGYGLGLQLFYKDGRVLETTITSNPFVPIQQFWIYRSSPALQKVALGSMVPALIVAGLVAYIGLKPTSNPLGDAAFQDIASLRRGKWFRKHGHIFGRVGRNILRTKDDRHHLIIGPTRSGKGAGYVIPNALMHEGSMIVTDLKGEVFKATAGYRRQNGSQVFLFAPGSEKTNRYNPLDFVRTERGNRTTDIQNIAGILVPENTASENSVWQATAQQVLAGVISYITESPFYRDRRNLGEVNSFFNSGVDVQALMKYIKEKEPYLSKFTLESFNSYIALSERAAASALMDIQKAMRPFKNERIVAATNVTDMDLRAMKRRPMSIYLAPNITDITLLRPLLTLFVQQVMDILTLEHDPNSLPVYFLLDEFRQLKRMDEIMTKLPYVAGYNIKLAFIIQDLKNLDEIYGETSRHSLLGNCGYQLVLGANDQATAEYASRALGKRTIRYQSESRTIELMGLPRRTKVEQIRERDLMMPQEVRQMPENKMILLIEGQRPIFGEKLRFFKTNPFKSAEEFSQANIPQVPEVEYLPPKAIPATTPEYAKGGVPSIATTSAAPTIEERPAAAAMITSAPANQDATVAEEETTTTARRTVNKKALQPKPKPKPATAKADAVASASLAAMEARIKAIEEGLTPKAAQLKATVEAKAEKLGDKPAARRNFMDIFNTTVPDPVEVGVAAV